The Aquila chrysaetos chrysaetos chromosome 6, bAquChr1.4, whole genome shotgun sequence genome window below encodes:
- the VWA5B1 gene encoding von Willebrand factor A domain-containing protein 5B1: MPGLINRTTCSPLPLTMSEVTSCVSGYAFGMTALLTYRNSEAQAFEGLFVYPLDECTTVVGFEAAVSRRAMTVQIKDKAKIDDTYFDSCSLPDGRARDGSGRIMMDEDLERIVFVANLGMIPPLESVSIFISTSSELQTLPSGAVRVLLPAVCVPKVPQPSLENANSLSSHQLRMDKHYCGSGSLEQGSRFCLAQLLESEAINPSEYEFSFHLEIRGPCLLAGVESPTHEIRADADPSARSAKSIVITLANKHTFDRPVEILIHPSEPHMPHVLMEEGDMTPAEYERHLKGKNDFIKGTKKDPSAEKKTEIIRKRLNKDIPHHPVVMLNFCPDLRTVQPDLRKAQGEFIFLIDRSRSMSGVNINRVKDALLVILKSLMPACLFNVIGFGSTFKTLFPASQTYCEESLAIACESIKRIRADMGGTNILSPLKWVIRQPIHRGHPRLLFLLTNGAISNTGKVLELLRNHSCSTRCYSFGIGPNACRRLVRGLAAVSRGIAEFLAEGERLQPKMIKSLKKAMAPVLSDVTVEWVFPESTEVLVSPISTSCLFPGDRLVGYGIICDTSPYVSNPRSDKRRRYSMMRSQESGSSVFFHSQEEGASMESWNHSRDSEGCCPAERAPDHLVVGRDPGGESDTDTGTDVKASSRRRAYSTTQIADHEPCKKVPTASDPGTALVKNPLRKTHLQDLQQVSPEPWQVDFQPFAASSLVSATKIRGAGARRPSLLHRSCVSFCRDSDSPPVPDGLQQVAPGRGLGPLDGSVSLRSSSDSRSPGDLESAQHPSFTFETETSSDWEPQDFDFSAACSSPRSPRTLCKAVVKGLRSNEPVQWEITFDICPLFRERESQADGDTDLWSETFHHLAAKSVIRDFEQLAEKECEIEHGSGRRYQVNAVHTSKACNVISKYTAFMPVDLSTSAYLPAAVEYTHTGAASKQGSQRSLSSGNRRHRGFSPGRPQSACGQNGDDGFYGMNAEESSLSPCSTPSSSGWERCGLPEGPLQSLSASSAQAQKSIESLFAARLTLNKTRLLVRAAKGFMSKSPSRVSEASSEGDNENMDYLPLASLQLACGAFLMNSAFCDAVNIPMEKLKWTSPFACHRLALSPSSSYSTKKTSPSREHKSLGSDRQLLVPSAHGKSPTIRDVALGAVPEGPGSHAEDAGRLRHFSGSAVESISEALKAEKELSPPAITIRRFSSPESTPASAEWQADSGRGSETDGSEVQALLFDIELQQQTEPEGMLWATAVALAWLEHSSASYFIEWELVAAKASLWLSEQDFPEGYSLATVKAAAQQLFVLLRHWDENLEFNLLCYNPSSV; this comes from the exons ATGCCAGGGCTGATTAACCGGACGACCTGCTCCCCACTCCCCCTCACCATGTCAGAGGTGACATCATGCGTCAGTGGCTATGCCTTCGGGATGACAGCCTTGCTGACCTACCGCAACTCAGAAGCCCAGGCTTTTGAAG GTCTCTTTGTCTACCCCTTGGATGAGTGCACCACCGTCGTTGGGTTCGAGGCGGCCGTGTCCCGGCGTGCCATGACGGTGCAGATCAAAGACAAAGCCAAGATAGATGACACGTATTTCGACAGCTGCAGCCTCCCTGATGGAAGAGCTCGTGACGGAAGCG GAAGGATCATGATGGATGAGGACTTGGAGAGGATTGTTTTTGTGGCTAACCTGGGCATGATTCCTCCCCTGGAAAGTGTTTCCATCTTCATCAGCACCTCTTCTGAGCTGCAGACACTGCCCAGCGGAGCCGTGAGGGTCCTTCTGCCAGCTGTGTGTGTCCCCAAggtcccccagcccagcctggagaATGCCAACAGCCTTTCCAGCCACCAGCTCCGAAT GGACAAGCACTACTGTGGATCGGGGAGCCTGGAGCAAGGGAGCAGGTTCTGCCTGgctcagctgctggagagcGAGGCCATCAACCCCTCTGAGTACGAGTTCAGCTTCCATCTGGAGATCCGGGGGCCGTGCTTGCTGGCAG GTGTCGAGAGCCCTACGCACGAGATCCGAGCAGACGCCGACCCCTCCGCTCGCTCCGCCAAGAGCATCGTGATCACACTGGCCAATAAACACACCTTCGACAGACCCGTGGAGATCCTGATCCATCCAAGTG AGCCCCACATGCCTCATGTCTTAATGGAAGAAGGTGATATGACACCTGCAGAGTATGAACGACACCTGAAGGGGAAGAATGATTTCATTAAAGGCACTAAGAAAGACCCCAGTGCTGAGAAAAAG aCGGAAATCATCAGGAAGCGACTGAACAAGGACATCCCCCACCACCCCGTCGTCATGCTCAACTTCTGCCCTGACTTGAGGACCGTCCAGCCAGACCTCCGGAAAGCCCAAGGAGAGTTTATCTTCCTCATAGACCGCAGCAGAAGCATGAGCGGCGTGAATATCAACCGCGTCAAG GATGCTCTGTTGGTCATTCTCAAGAGCCTGATGCCAGCATGTCTCTTCAACGTCATTGGGTTTGGATCCACCTTCAAGACCCTCTTTCCTGCCAGTCAGACTTATTGTGAG GAGAGCCTGGCCATTGCCTGCGAAAGCATCAAGAGGATCCGGGCCGATATGGGTGGCACCAACATCTTATCGCCTTTGAAGTGGGTCATTCGGCAGCCCATCCACAGGGGCCATCCCCgactgctttttctgctgacGAACGGGGCCATCAGCAACACGGGGAAGGTCCTGGAGCTGCTGCGAAACCACTCCTGCTCCACCAG GTGCTACAGCTTCGGCATCGGGCCAAACGCCTGCAGGAGACTGGTTCGGGGGCTAGCTGCTGTGTCCAGGGGCATCGCCGAGTTCCTGGCGGAGGGCGAGAGGCTGCAGCCCAAG ATGATCAAGTCACTGAAGAAGGCGATGGCACCGGTCCTGAGTGACGTGACCGTGGAGTGGGTCTTTCCTGAGAGCACCGAGGTCTTGGTTTCCCCCATCAGCACCAGTTGCCTCTTCCCTGGTGACCGCCTGGTCGGCTACGGCATCATCTGTGACACCTCACCCTACGTCTCTAACCCCAGATCT GACAAGAGGCGGCGTTACAGCATGATGCGTTCCCAGGAGTCGggcagctctgttttctttcactcccAGGAGGAGGGAGCAAGCATGGAGAGCTGGAACCACTCCAGAGACTCGGAGGGCTGCTGCCCCGCCGAGCGTGCCCCCGATCACCTGGTGGTGGGCAGAGATCCTGGGGGAGAATCGGACACGGACACCG GAACAGACGTGAAGGCTTCCTCCAGGAGACGGGCGTACAGCACCACCCAAATCGCCGACCACGAGCCTTGCAAGAAGGTGCCCACGGCCAGCGATCCCGGCACTGCCCTGGTGAAAAACCCCCTTCGGAAAACCCACCTGCAGGACCTGCAGCAGGTCAGCCCCGAGCCCTGGCAGGTGGATTTCCAG CCCTTCGCAGCCAGCTCGCTTGTCTCTGCCACAAAGATCCGTGGCGCAGGTGCCCGGCGGCCATCCCTGCTCCACCGGAGCTGCGTGTCCTTCTGCCGCGACTCCGACTCCCCGCCAGTGCCGGATGGGCTGCAGCAGGTGGCTCCGGGAAGGGGCTTGGGACCACTCGATGGCAGCGTGAGCCTGCGGTCTTCGTCGGACAGCCGGAGCCCCGGGGATCTGG AGTCTGCCCAGCATCCTTCCTTCACGTTTGAAACGGAGACCTCCTCCGACTGGGAGCCCCAGGACTTTGATTTCAgcgctgcctgcagctccccacGCTCCCCCAGGACCCTCTGCAAGGCGGTGGTGAAGGGGCTAAGGAGCAACGAGCCCGTGCAGTGGGAAATCACCTTTGATATCTGCCCTCTCTTCCGAGAGCGGGAGAGCCAGGCGGACGGTGACACAGACCTGTGGAGCGAGACCTTCCACCATCTGGCAGCCAAGTCGGTCATCCGGGACTTTGAGCAGCTTGCCGAGAAGGAGTGTGAAATCGAGCACG GGTCCGGGCGGCGGTACCAGGTCAACGCTGTCCACACCAGCAAGGCCTGCAACGTCATCAGCAAGTACACGGCGTTCATGCCGGTGGACCTGAGCACCAGCGCCTACCTGCCCGCCGCCGTTGAGTACACCCACACGG GGGCAGCATCCAAGCAAGGCAGCCAGAGGAGCCTGAGCTCGGGAAACAGGAGGCATCGTGGCTTTTCCCCTGGACGTCCCCAGTCAGCTTGTGGCCAGAATGGAGACGATGGATTTTACGGCATGA ATGCAGAGGAGAGCAGCCTGTCGCCCTGCAGCACCCCTTCCTCCTCCGGCTGGGAGCGCTGCGGCCTCCCCGAAG GGCCATTACAGAGCCTGTCTGCTTCCTCTGCACAAGCCCAAAAATCCATCGAGAGCCTCTTTGCTGCTAG GCTAACCCTCAATAAAACCAGGCTGCTGGTTCGAGCCGCCAAAGGGTTCATGAGTAAATCTCCAAGCAGAGTGAGCGAAGCCAGCTCCGAGGGCGACAATGAGAACATGGACTACCTTCCCCTG GCGTCTCTGCAGCTGGCCTGTGGTGCCTTTCTCATGAACTCGGCCTTCTGCGATGCCGTCAACATCCCCATGGAGAAGCTGAAGTGGACATCTCCATTTGCCTGCCACCGCCTGGCCCTCAGCCCCTCCAGCTCCTACAGCACCAAGAAGACCAGTCCCTCCAGGGAGCACAAAAGCCTCGGCTCCGATCGGCAGCTCCTGGTTCCCAGTGCGCACGGGAAGAGTCCCACCATCAGAGACGTCGCTCTGGGTGCAGTGCCGGAGGGACCCGGCAGTCACGCGGAGGATGCCGGCCGCCTTCGCCACTTCTCAGGCAGCGCGGTGGAGAGCATCTCCGAAGCCCTGAAAGCCGAGAAGGAACTCTCTCCGCCAGCCATCACCATCCGCCGCTTCTCCTCCCCGGAGAGCACGCCGGCCTCGGCCGAGTGGCAAGCCGACAGCGGCCGGGGCTCGGAGACGGATGGCTCCGAGGTCCAGGCGTTGCTCTTTGACATCGAGTTGCAGCAGCAGACGGAGCCGGAGGGGATGCTTTGGGCCACGGCGGTGGCCCTGGCCTGGCTGGAGCACAGCTCGGCTTCCTACTTCATTGAGTGGGAGCTGGTGGCCGCCAAGGCCAGCCTGTGGCTGAGCGAACAGGACTTCCCAGAGGGATACAGCCTGGCCACGGTgaaagctgcagcccagcagctcttTGTCCTGCTCCGGCACTGGGATGAAAACCTGGAGTTCAACCTGCTGTGCTACAACCCAAGCAGCGTGTAA